The Alnus glutinosa chromosome 1, dhAlnGlut1.1, whole genome shotgun sequence region ATATGGGATTCTTTGCGAGTCACTAGCCAAATCAGGGAGAGCTTTTGAAGCTGTTGAATACTTGAGAGAAATGACAGAGAAAGGGATATCCAAGGATTCTTGGCTTTACTCTTCTTTGATATGTTGTTTGGCAAGCATGCGACAAGTAAAGGTGGCGGAAGAGATGTACGAAgaagcaaaaaggaaaaagatggtGATGAGAGATCCTGGGGTGTACTTAAAGCTTGTGTTGATGTACGTGGAAGAAGGGCTTGTGGAGAAGACTCTTGAGATTGTTGAAGCGATGAAAGGGTCAAGACTTAGGATATCTGACTGCATATTCTGTGCAATTGTGAATGGGTTCGCGAAGAAGAGAGGGTTTCTGGCTTCAGTTAAGGTGTATGAAGAGCTAGTATTGCAGGGATGTGAAGCAGGGCAAGTTACGTACTCATCGATCATAAACGCCTACAGTAATCTGGGGCTATATGGGAAAGCAGAGACGGTATTTTCAGAGATGAAAGAAAAGGGGTTTGATAGATGTGTGGTGGCGTATTCGAGCATTATTGTCATGTATGGGAAAACGGGGAGGACTAGAGATGCAATGAGGGTATTGGCGAAGATGAAAGAAAGAGGGTGTGAACCGAATGTATGGATTTACAACTCATTGATGGAAATGCATGGCAGGACCAAGAATATAAGGCAGGTTGACAAGTTATGGAAGgaaatgaagagaagaaaggTTGCTCCTGATAAGGTTAGTTACACTAGTGTTATTAGTGCTTATAGTAAGGCGGGGGAGCTGGAGACGTGTCTGAGGTACTACAATGAGTTTAGGATCAATGGGGGTGTAATTGACAGGGCCATGGCCGGAATAATGGTCGGAGTTTTCTCCCGGAGTAGTCGGATCGATGAGTTGGTGAAGCTTTTGGGGGATTTGAAATCTGAAGGAACGCGATTAGATGGGAGGCTTTATCATTCAGCTTTAGATGCCTTTAGGGATGCTGGTTTGCAAGGGCAAGCCCGGTGGCTGCTGGAGGGCTTTGCCACCATGTACTTGAATTCAGGCACATCACCTAAATAaccaatttcttcttcttcattcttaaTTAAtgtatcataatatatatatatatatatatgtatgtatgtattttttttttcataaaaaaaaaagttagtgcATCAGCGTGCATAATTAGCTGATTCATCAGTTTGTAACAATGATTCTGTACGTTCTTAATATACCTACCCATAATGTTTCTCAATTAAACGTTAAATATTTCATGCATTAATATTGGAATTACAACTTTACAAGTATCAAGACAGCATCTAAGAGCTATATATCTGGAAGCTGAGTAATTCTCCCTTTTTTTACCATTTCCTTAGGTAGTGATGGCAACTCCGGTTTcacattttgggatcaaatGTCCAAACAAGAACCCCTACCTGCTGCTGAAAATCACGAGTAATTCTACACGGCGATCAAAAGTCCATCACTCGTCCATTGCGGCTGACGTGGCACCACCCCACGTCagcctcatttaaaaaaaaaaaaaaaaaattgaaaaaccagCGTTGAAATGGAGTGAACCGAGCCATTTTCTTCCCCAAAAtcatttcccccccccccccccccccccccaaatcttttcctccctctctccatctcctccctcAACCCCACCGTCGACCACCCACGAGCACGAGCCCGCCATCGGTACGTCCAGCTCCATCTCCGGATCTTTGGCCAAAGGGTGAGGATCCT contains the following coding sequences:
- the LOC133858766 gene encoding pentatricopeptide repeat-containing protein At5g13770, chloroplastic isoform X1 — its product is MAISSCSDWPLARINSCRSNSHRLSFIPTCKILSFLSISCSKFQNFHVNSSGCSPSPILEEASGSLPVVELNVEFPDSEQCTIPNNLNDLLRGLFRDPQTEELAYEYYEKVKQRPEFRPDKSTLKHVIRYLLGSKKWDAILPLCKDFKNYDVFPDGSTCSKLVSSCIRARKFKIAEALLEVFKSNREISMLSFGSAMRGYNKLHMYRSTIVAFRKMKSAGVVPNSECYSHIMDAYSKMGDCEKLVQLFSELKRRHELDLYSSPFCTRIYGILCESLAKSGRAFEAVEYLREMTEKGISKDSWLYSSLICCLASMRQVKVAEEMYEEAKRKKMVMRDPGVYLKLVLMYVEEGLVEKTLEIVEAMKGSRLRISDCIFCAIVNGFAKKRGFLASVKVYEELVLQGCEAGQVTYSSIINAYSNLGLYGKAETVFSEMKEKGFDRCVVAYSSIIVMYGKTGRTRDAMRVLAKMKERGCEPNVWIYNSLMEMHGRTKNIRQVDKLWKEMKRRKVAPDKVSYTSVISAYSKAGELETCLRYYNEFRINGGVIDRAMAGIMVGVFSRSSRIDELVKLLGDLKSEGTRLDGRLYHSALDAFRDAGLQGQARWLLEGFATMYLNSGTSPK
- the LOC133858766 gene encoding pentatricopeptide repeat-containing protein At5g13770, chloroplastic isoform X2; this translates as MAISSCSDWPLARINSCRSNSHRLSFIPTCKILSFLSISCSKFQNFHVNSSGCSPSPILEEASGSLPVVELNVEFPDSEQCTIPNNLNDLLRGLFRDPQTEELAYEYYEKVKQRPEFRPDKSTLKHVISCIRARKFKIAEALLEVFKSNREISMLSFGSAMRGYNKLHMYRSTIVAFRKMKSAGVVPNSECYSHIMDAYSKMGDCEKLVQLFSELKRRHELDLYSSPFCTRIYGILCESLAKSGRAFEAVEYLREMTEKGISKDSWLYSSLICCLASMRQVKVAEEMYEEAKRKKMVMRDPGVYLKLVLMYVEEGLVEKTLEIVEAMKGSRLRISDCIFCAIVNGFAKKRGFLASVKVYEELVLQGCEAGQVTYSSIINAYSNLGLYGKAETVFSEMKEKGFDRCVVAYSSIIVMYGKTGRTRDAMRVLAKMKERGCEPNVWIYNSLMEMHGRTKNIRQVDKLWKEMKRRKVAPDKVSYTSVISAYSKAGELETCLRYYNEFRINGGVIDRAMAGIMVGVFSRSSRIDELVKLLGDLKSEGTRLDGRLYHSALDAFRDAGLQGQARWLLEGFATMYLNSGTSPK